In one Dreissena polymorpha isolate Duluth1 chromosome 7, UMN_Dpol_1.0, whole genome shotgun sequence genomic region, the following are encoded:
- the LOC127837387 gene encoding uncharacterized protein LOC127837387: protein MLDFTGLSFIDKTFSYNSTCSRLFEMIFLRLCVMLLIFDLVVPGPIHEPPHIHEPPPTPKPPHVGEVDAAIENVDVHYHDELCLALLLVDCAIHVTKGDEQVCGSNGITYNNHCRFTHAVCETLNLKPHEITFQSHGACPTTWAPLSTVANINTVASGSLTHAPTTSGQATTTTKAPATTDAMGAIVQNVFCANLATISCTGGFDVICGSDGQYYPNQCEISKARCHDATLTIVTDDTKCRANLGGGK, encoded by the exons ATGCTTGACTTTACAGGTCTGTCCTTCATTGACAAGACTTTCAGCTATAATTCAACTTGCAGTCGACTATTCGAAATGATTTTCCTCAGACTATGTGTTATGTTGCTGATTTTTG ACTTGGTTGTGCCCGGGCCAATCCACGAACCACCTCACATCCACGAACCACCTCCCACACCCAAACCTCCCCACGTCGGAGAAGTAGACGCCGCCATAGAGAATGTTGATGTGCACTACCATGACGAGCTGTGTCTCGCGCTCCTATTGGTCGACTGTGCTATCCACGTGACTAAGGGAGATGAGCAAGTGTGCGGCTCCAATGGGATAACCTATAACAATCa CTGCCGTTTTACCCACGCTGTGTGCGAGACCTTGAATTTAAAGCCTCACGAAATAACCTTCCAAAGCCACGGCGCATGCCCAACCACCTGGGCCCCTCTCAGCACAGTCGCCAACATCAACACCGTTGCTTCGGGTTCCTTAACCCATGCGCCGACCACTTCCGGTCAAGCAACGACCACCACCAAGGCTCCCGCTACAACTGACGCAATGGGTGCCATTGTACAAAATGTCTTCTGTGCCAATCTCGCCACCATTTCATGCACGGGTGGCTTCGACGTCATCTGTGGGTCAGACGGACAGTATTATCCAAATCA GTGCGAAATTTCGAAAGCCAGGTGTCATGATGCCACTCTGACGATCGTTACCGACGACACCAAGTGCCGGGCAAACTTGGGTGGAGGAAAGTAG